A DNA window from Ranitomeya imitator isolate aRanImi1 chromosome 2, aRanImi1.pri, whole genome shotgun sequence contains the following coding sequences:
- the TOB1 gene encoding protein Tob1, with translation MQLEIQVALNFIISYLYNKLPRRRVNIFGEELERLLKKKYEGHWYPDKPYKGSGYRCIHVGEKVEPIIEQAANESGLDIEDIRRNLPQDLNVWIDPSEVSYQIGEKGQVKVLYVDDNNENGAELDKEIKNSFNPEAQAFMPIIDQASPVSSSPSPPFSDSAAVSPTFMPRAAQPLTFTTATFAATKFGSTKMKTNARNKLARSSPTQFGFNNLIKQSAMSSSMHSVYSLGLTNLPQKTSALSPNAKEFIFPGEQGRSGLNCESGLSLGALPYSNAFDVFSAYGGLHDKSLVEGLSFSLSNVQYSNQQFQPVMAN, from the coding sequence ATGCAGCTTGAAATCCAGGTAGCCCTGAATTTTATCATATCTTATTTGTATAACAAGCTGCCCCGGCGACGAGTCAACATCTTCGGCGAAGAACTTGAAAGGCTCTTGAAGAAGAAATATGAAGGCCATTGGTATCCGGACAAACCGTACAAGGGCTCGGGGTACAGGTGCATACACGTCGGAGAAAAGGTGGAGCCGATCATCGAGCAAGCGGCCAACGAGAGCGGCCTGGACATCGAAGACATCCGCAGGAACCTTCCCCAAGACTTAAATGTGTGGATCGACCCCTCGGAGGTGTCCTACCAGATCGGGGAGAAGGGACAAGTCAAAGTTCTCTACGTTGACGACAACAACGAGAACGGTGCAGAGCTCGATAAGGAAATTAAGAACAGTTTTAACCCCGAGGCCCAGGCGTTCATGCCCATCATTGACCAAGCGTCGCCCGTCTCCAGCTCGCCGTCGCCCCCTTTCAGTGACTCTGCTGCCGTAAGCCCGACCTTTATGCCCAGGGCGGCTCAGCCTTTAACCTTCACGACTGCCACTTTTGCTGCCACCAAGTTCGGATCAACTAAAATGAAGACCAATGCCCGTAACAAGCTGGCGCGCTCCTCCCCGACGCAGTTCGGATTTAATAACTTGATAAAGCAGAGCGCCATGTCCTCGTCCATGCACTCTGTGTACAGCCTTGGCCTTACCAACCTCCCGCAGAaaacctctgccctctcccccaatgCAAAGGAGTTTATCTTCCCCGGTGAGCAAGGACGGTCCGGCCTAAACTGTGAGAGCGGCCTGAGCCTCGGCGCACTGCCGTACAGCAACGCGTTTGATGTGTTCTCCGCGTACGGCGGCCTCCATGACAAATCGCTGGTGGAGGGATTGAGCTTCAGCCTGAGCAACGTGCAGTATAGtaaccagcaattccagccggttaTGGCTAACTAA